The genome window GCTTTACCATTTAGATCAGTACCAGAAGATGCTGCGGTTGGTGACGAGTTTGGTACCTTATCAGTACGAGCTGAAGAAATAGCAACAGTATCAACATCAACTTGAAATTCTTCGGCAACAATTTGTGCTACTTTAGTATTCAAGCCTTGTCCCATTTCACTACCACCATGGCTTAAATGAATTGTGCCATCAGTATAGATATGAACTAATGCGCCTGCCTGGTTTAAGTGTTGAACCGTAAATGAAATACCAAATTTAACCGGCGTTAAGGCAATACCTTTTTTCAGTATTGCATTGTTTGCATTAAATTCAGTAACCGCATTACGACGAGCTTGATAATCAGAGCTTTCTTCTAATGACTCTATGATTTCAGGTAAATTGTTATGCTCAACTTCTTGATGATAATGTGTTTCATTTCGACCTTCACCACCATATAGGTTAATTTTTCTAATTTCTAATGGGTCTTTACCTAAATGACGAGCAATTTCATCCATGACCATTTCGATAGTCATCATACCTTGAGGGCCACCAAAACCACGATAAGCAGTATGCGAAACAGTGTTTAGTTTACAACGATTGCCAGTAACAGTTGCTTGATCTAAGAAGTAGGCATTATCAGAATGAAACATCGCTCTATCGACAATTGCATCTGATAAATCCGGTGAATAACCACAGTTACCATTTACTTCAATGTTAATACCTTTGATCTGACCATTTGCGTCAAAACCAACTGTGTAGTTATTTTCAAATGGATGACGTTTACCCGTCATGATCATATCGTCCATACGACCTAATTTAAATTTAACCGGACGTTTTGTTTCATTCGCAAGTAAGGCTGCAATACACGCCCAAGGTGCTGCTTGTGTTTCTTTACCGCCAAAACCACCGCCCATACGGCGCATATCGACTAATACTTTGTTTAATGGAATGTCTAAAACTTCAGCAACTAATTTTTGCACTTCACTTGGATGCTGTGATGAAGTGTGAATATTCATGCCGCCATCTTCGGTTGGCTCAGCAGTTGATACTTGGCCTTCAAGATACATATGCTCTTGACCACCTACGACAATTTCTCCTGACAATTGATGTTCTGCGTTGGCAATAGCTGACTCTGAATCACCACGTTTCATCGTAAATGGCGGACGAACAAAATTTTGCTTCGCTAACGCAACTTTAACCGTTAATACAGCTTCAAGCTCTTCATACTCAACTTTTGCTAGTTTAACGGCTTTCCGAGCAAGGTCGTAACTTGTTGCTGCTACGGCAAAAAGCGGTTGACCAATAAATTCTACTTTGCCAATGGCAAGTACAGGGTCACCGGGGAATACTGGGCCAATGTCGGTATGCCCAGGAACGTCTTCAACAGTAATTACTGCGATAACACCTTCCGCGGATTTAACAGCGGATAGGTCCATAGAAAGAATGTTACCGTGAGCAATAGTTGATTGACCTACAGCAGCATGTAATTCACCCCGCAATGCTGGACGGTCATCAACATAAATCGCTTCACCGGCAACTTGCTTGTCTGCACTTTCATGTTTTTTAGAGCGGCCGACACCACCTAAACCAACATTATCTTGTCCATTAACAACACTTTTATCACTGTTTGAACTTGCTTTTTTTACATCAATCAGGCTACGCATAATTTACCACTCGTGTTTCTATAGTTTTGCTTTGCAGCTCTAAATAGCATTTTTCAATTAGGTTTTGAGCAACGCGCATACGGTATTTGTCTGAAGCACGAACATCAGACATCGGTTGGAAATCGGTTGTTAACGCTGTTTTTGCTTGAACGACCGATTCTTTAGTTAAGCTATTGCCTTGCAACACGGCTTCAGCTGCAGGAGCTCGTTTAGGAATAGCAGCCATACCACCAAAAGCAATGCGAATATTGTTGATTTTCTGACCTTCTTGCTCAATAAAGATTGCTGCTAATACAGCAGAAATATCGTCATCAATACGTTTTGATATTTTGTATAGTTTTAAGGTTTGACCAGCAGTTGGTTTAGGGATTTGTATTGACTTGATAAATTCAGAAGGTTTAAGCACTGTCTTCTTGTAGTCGACAAAGTAGTCTTCGACTAAAATCGTGCGTTCACTGCCGTTAACATGCAACGTCATTGTAGCGCCAAGAGCAATAAGTGCAGGAGGCATATCACCAATAGGTGATGCGTTACCTACGTTACCACCTAAAGTACCAGTGTTACGTACTTGCTTTGAGCCGATACGCTCAATCATATCCCCCAAATCAGGGTAATAATGATGCAAGGTATCAATAAACTGGCTGTAAGGTAGTGCAGAGCCGATAACTATCTCTGTATCTGTTTCTGCAATAGTCGTTAATTCTTCAACGTTACCAACGTAAACAAGTTTATCTACGGTGGCTAAATTTTGCGTCACTGACAGTGCTAAATCTGTACCACCAGCAACCAACGTCGACTTAGGCTCATTAGTTAACTCAGTAGCTAATTCATCAATATTTTTTGGTGCAATAAAATTATGACCATTGCCCGTTAAGGTAGGAGTAGGCAATTTCTTAAATTCTGTAAGTGTTGCCAACGTTTGTTGATAATGCTTCGCAAAAGAGTCTTCTTCACACTCTTTGCTTGAAGTGATTGCCGCTTCTATGATTGAACGGTAGCCAGTACAACGACATAGATTACCTGCTAACGCTTCAAGCACTTGTGCACGATTTGGTGTTTTATTTTGCTTATGTAAAGCAAATGACGACATAACAAACCCCGGGGTGCAGAAGCCACATTGTGAACCGTGGTTATCAACAATAGTTTGTTGAGCATGGTGTAACTTTGCCCCATCCTTCAAATCTTCAACGGTGATCAATTGCTTGCCATGTAAGTTACCAACGAAGGTAATACACGAGTTAATTGATTTATAACTAAGTTGACCTACATTGTCGGTATCTAGTTCTGCGAGTACTACGGTACAAGCACCGCAATCACCTGAAGCACAACCCTCCTTGGTACCTGTATTAAATTGTATTTCGCGTAGATATTGCAGAACCGTCAAATTCGGGTCGATGTTTTCTATTGTCACAACGTCGTTGTTTAATAAGAAACGAATTGTACTATTTGTCATAATTTGTTCCGTGGTTGATCTGATTTAATTTGATGTTGATCAATTTGCTATCATTTAAATATATCAGAATAAAAACCTGACACAAGTGTCAATTTTATAAAAATATACAATTCGACATAGAAAAAACAAAATTTTATAGCGTTACGAATAAGATAACGATTAACAAAAAAGACTAACGCCAAACAAAAAATACATATAAATCATACAAATAAATGAAAACGGTGGTTTTTTATTGCTTACTTGAAAGTTTACAATCAAAACCATTGGTTGCTTTGTAATTAATTTTTTTATACTACAAATTTGTAATGAAAATTGGGATTTATCCGGCAGAATTGTAAAAAATCAGTAA of Thalassotalea fonticola contains these proteins:
- the xdhB gene encoding xanthine dehydrogenase molybdopterin binding subunit; translation: MRSLIDVKKASSNSDKSVVNGQDNVGLGGVGRSKKHESADKQVAGEAIYVDDRPALRGELHAAVGQSTIAHGNILSMDLSAVKSAEGVIAVITVEDVPGHTDIGPVFPGDPVLAIGKVEFIGQPLFAVAATSYDLARKAVKLAKVEYEELEAVLTVKVALAKQNFVRPPFTMKRGDSESAIANAEHQLSGEIVVGGQEHMYLEGQVSTAEPTEDGGMNIHTSSQHPSEVQKLVAEVLDIPLNKVLVDMRRMGGGFGGKETQAAPWACIAALLANETKRPVKFKLGRMDDMIMTGKRHPFENNYTVGFDANGQIKGINIEVNGNCGYSPDLSDAIVDRAMFHSDNAYFLDQATVTGNRCKLNTVSHTAYRGFGGPQGMMTIEMVMDEIARHLGKDPLEIRKINLYGGEGRNETHYHQEVEHNNLPEIIESLEESSDYQARRNAVTEFNANNAILKKGIALTPVKFGISFTVQHLNQAGALVHIYTDGTIHLSHGGSEMGQGLNTKVAQIVAEEFQVDVDTVAISSARTDKVPNSSPTAASSGTDLNGKAAEAAAKTIKQRLIDFACETYQVSAEQVKFANNNIIVGEQTFSFAEFSQIAYMGRVSLSSTGFYKTPKIHFDRATGKGRPFFYYATGAAVSEVIIDTLTGEYKTLRTDILQDVGHSINPAIDIGQIEGAFVQGMGWLTTEELVWNEQGRLLSNNPATYKIPAINDAPEDFRVALVPDAPNREHTIYNSKAVGEPPFMLGMAVWSALKDAVASVADYKVSPVLDTPATPERVLFAVEAMKAQS
- the xdhA gene encoding xanthine dehydrogenase small subunit, with the protein product MTNSTIRFLLNNDVVTIENIDPNLTVLQYLREIQFNTGTKEGCASGDCGACTVVLAELDTDNVGQLSYKSINSCITFVGNLHGKQLITVEDLKDGAKLHHAQQTIVDNHGSQCGFCTPGFVMSSFALHKQNKTPNRAQVLEALAGNLCRCTGYRSIIEAAITSSKECEEDSFAKHYQQTLATLTEFKKLPTPTLTGNGHNFIAPKNIDELATELTNEPKSTLVAGGTDLALSVTQNLATVDKLVYVGNVEELTTIAETDTEIVIGSALPYSQFIDTLHHYYPDLGDMIERIGSKQVRNTGTLGGNVGNASPIGDMPPALIALGATMTLHVNGSERTILVEDYFVDYKKTVLKPSEFIKSIQIPKPTAGQTLKLYKISKRIDDDISAVLAAIFIEQEGQKINNIRIAFGGMAAIPKRAPAAEAVLQGNSLTKESVVQAKTALTTDFQPMSDVRASDKYRMRVAQNLIEKCYLELQSKTIETRVVNYA